In one window of bacterium DNA:
- a CDS encoding choice-of-anchor D domain-containing protein gives MTRRHFVAPLLLLLALPQLLTAQSTCDSDTRCLGNALRFSGGNLDYVDVFTTPALRSVDSTRAMTVELWMRVSRQSGVRQYIGGEWGPRTDTDDRWLLFIDESDSLVFTLSPDVSRFGDFDNTTIKTAMRYDVWMHVAAMWDGGTQQARLFIDGTLQAQGRNADTPLTAMRATMSYLQWGSFNGQTNDPSLQRPLTGELDEIRMWNRTLGEAELRCLRYASLQGDEAGLILYFRCNEAGGDVLCDASDFNGRGNRRGTLRFVPSTRIVPQSVFITPAAFSLPLGCTADTTLTVTVTDTSSCAQQVALSLSGPDAGQFILGSNFLTLSQNQPSTVQLQTQLRVTGNIRATLNVTPLNSCNPASVIPIDIQRRTQLTPTPGRVVFDTLFGCVNQSTSDTTLQICNTSGGPITVTSLLTSSPAFTAVPGGGWTLPVTLQPGDCRDVLLSFAPADTGSFVDTLLIASDDVCPGSGRVPLFGRNVDIARLTLSSISFDRPNQPCRRSLNLAEQFYLTNRTNEPFVVEAIEFSNPVFSTPTTLPFTARVGRSHRMYIRFQSSVEGYYTDTARIRMNFRGCIVYRDIPLDGRIVDVQLSARDSLVQFGNVIVGQSATLPVTIDNNGIDTRDVFMYLSSGRVFSIMGGNRVNIAPGSAATVNVNFRPLNPVFYRDTLNFQDVGCQIIKRVILEGNGVFGSLVFDPGYLQAGNVINCQCRQDTVTVTNNTGAALTLRSVSITGSVKFTFLPPLPATNEILPVGGQRQYIIQYCPAGAPDFVTETADLVFDTDGPEGELRMLLTGTNIEPKLTIDAMTNFGDVEVGTTLTRVLRITNPSPTPVVVDAIPPLPAGFTVLSAVPPIGSTLQYRDTMLVTVEFAPSNNTTYGGGIAVQSGNPCTVEANGQLQGRGIIIPLFVPWSTIVFTEATRCDSVLRVIGLVNDGSVPITIDSIWITGTDAAAFSWKGRTFSGLPPRDTPPHFADSIDIRFFPARVASVQSVAQLHVAATTRLGQQVYSINLVGSRVLQYIPSIASVVFPATPVLTAAMPVSVTFQNPSYLDALIIDNVSFVPDQGVFAYAGALPLSVPPRASRSLDFLFRPRAAVAYDARIRLVTRVSCEEVDTTLSITGSGYTPPWLITLCMDTTITADIGEVLRLPVFLNRDIPQNPLDLDFSILFHRRALEYLGFEPVFTARPVRDTLRPDGVRIALRDNQQVTSGPVGWISFRVAASDRMQFVMRTDSITFASDSTLFIALFGDGCMTPITINPRCGIDSISISENRDALEQNYPNPASALTTIEFETVEDTPVRIALRDARGREVAILTDTWYTHGRYQLTYDVSGLSSGIYSYEMRTRTYRQTRVMVVVE, from the coding sequence TTGACACGCAGACATTTCGTCGCCCCTCTACTCCTGCTTCTCGCGCTGCCGCAATTGCTCACGGCGCAGTCGACCTGCGACAGCGATACGCGCTGTCTCGGCAATGCACTGCGTTTTTCCGGGGGAAATCTCGACTACGTGGACGTCTTCACCACACCCGCACTACGCTCGGTGGATTCAACCCGGGCGATGACCGTGGAGCTGTGGATGCGCGTAAGCCGGCAGTCCGGCGTGCGCCAGTATATCGGGGGCGAATGGGGTCCGCGCACCGATACCGACGATCGCTGGCTGCTCTTCATTGACGAAAGCGACTCACTGGTGTTCACACTCAGTCCGGACGTATCGCGATTCGGAGACTTCGACAACACCACGATCAAAACCGCCATGCGCTATGACGTATGGATGCATGTCGCCGCCATGTGGGATGGAGGTACGCAGCAGGCGCGGCTGTTTATCGATGGTACACTGCAGGCACAGGGACGCAATGCGGATACTCCGCTCACGGCAATGCGCGCGACGATGAGCTACCTGCAGTGGGGAAGTTTCAACGGACAGACAAACGATCCGTCGCTGCAGCGACCCCTCACCGGTGAACTTGACGAAATACGCATGTGGAATCGCACGCTCGGTGAGGCCGAGCTGCGTTGCCTGCGCTATGCTTCGCTGCAGGGCGATGAGGCGGGACTGATCCTGTATTTCCGCTGCAACGAAGCGGGAGGAGACGTGCTCTGCGACGCCTCGGATTTCAATGGACGCGGCAACCGGCGCGGAACGCTTCGATTTGTTCCATCGACGCGTATTGTCCCACAGTCCGTCTTTATCACCCCCGCCGCCTTTTCCCTTCCACTCGGCTGCACCGCCGACACGACTCTCACCGTCACGGTTACCGATACTTCGTCCTGTGCGCAACAGGTCGCACTCTCGCTCAGCGGGCCCGACGCGGGACAGTTTATCCTGGGCAGCAACTTCCTGACGCTGTCGCAGAATCAGCCGTCAACGGTGCAGTTGCAGACGCAGCTGCGTGTGACCGGAAACATACGTGCGACACTGAATGTCACTCCGCTGAACAGTTGCAATCCCGCATCGGTTATTCCCATCGATATTCAACGTCGAACGCAGCTGACACCGACGCCCGGACGCGTGGTGTTCGATACGCTGTTCGGCTGCGTGAATCAGAGCACAAGCGATACCACGCTGCAGATCTGCAATACCAGCGGAGGACCCATTACCGTGACGTCGCTGCTGACTTCTTCACCGGCGTTTACCGCGGTACCGGGTGGAGGCTGGACGCTGCCTGTCACGCTGCAGCCGGGTGACTGCCGCGATGTGCTTCTCAGTTTCGCTCCGGCGGATACCGGCAGTTTCGTCGATACGCTGCTGATTGCGTCGGATGACGTCTGTCCCGGCAGTGGACGTGTGCCATTATTCGGGAGGAATGTTGACATTGCTCGCCTCACGCTTTCTTCGATCAGCTTCGACCGCCCGAATCAGCCCTGTCGTCGGTCCCTCAACCTGGCGGAACAGTTTTACCTGACGAACCGCACGAACGAGCCCTTCGTGGTCGAGGCTATCGAATTCAGCAACCCGGTGTTTTCCACCCCCACCACTCTGCCGTTCACCGCGCGGGTGGGACGATCACATCGCATGTACATTCGTTTCCAGTCGTCGGTCGAGGGATACTACACCGACACGGCGCGCATACGCATGAATTTCCGCGGCTGTATTGTGTACAGGGACATCCCGCTCGATGGACGCATTGTTGATGTGCAGCTGTCCGCCCGCGACTCGCTCGTACAGTTCGGAAATGTGATCGTCGGACAGTCGGCAACCCTGCCGGTGACGATCGACAACAACGGTATCGATACGAGAGACGTATTCATGTACCTCAGTTCAGGCCGCGTGTTTTCGATCATGGGCGGGAACCGGGTCAACATCGCACCTGGCAGCGCTGCAACGGTGAACGTGAACTTTCGTCCGCTCAACCCGGTATTCTACCGCGACACACTGAATTTTCAGGACGTCGGCTGCCAGATCATCAAACGCGTAATTCTGGAAGGGAACGGGGTGTTCGGCTCGTTGGTGTTCGATCCCGGTTATCTGCAGGCGGGAAATGTGATCAACTGCCAGTGCAGGCAGGATACGGTGACAGTGACCAACAATACCGGCGCCGCACTGACGCTGCGCAGCGTCAGCATCACCGGGTCGGTGAAATTCACTTTCCTCCCGCCGCTTCCCGCGACGAATGAAATTCTTCCCGTGGGGGGACAGCGGCAGTATATCATTCAATACTGTCCCGCAGGCGCACCGGATTTTGTGACGGAAACCGCCGATCTCGTATTCGATACCGACGGACCGGAAGGCGAGCTGCGCATGTTGCTGACAGGGACGAATATCGAACCGAAGCTCACCATCGACGCCATGACGAATTTTGGGGATGTGGAGGTCGGTACCACGCTGACCCGTGTGCTGCGGATTACCAACCCGAGTCCCACTCCCGTCGTCGTCGACGCCATTCCCCCGCTGCCCGCCGGCTTTACCGTACTCAGTGCCGTGCCGCCCATAGGAAGCACCCTGCAGTATCGCGACACCATGCTGGTAACGGTGGAATTCGCGCCGTCGAACAACACGACATATGGAGGCGGCATCGCCGTGCAGTCGGGCAATCCGTGCACGGTGGAAGCGAACGGACAGCTGCAGGGACGCGGCATCATCATCCCGCTTTTCGTCCCATGGTCCACCATCGTCTTCACCGAAGCCACACGTTGCGATAGTGTGCTGCGCGTGATCGGACTGGTGAACGACGGCAGCGTGCCCATCACCATCGACTCGATCTGGATTACGGGAACGGACGCTGCGGCCTTCAGCTGGAAGGGACGCACCTTCAGCGGATTGCCGCCACGGGACACGCCGCCACATTTCGCCGACAGCATAGACATCAGGTTTTTCCCCGCGCGCGTGGCCAGCGTACAATCCGTTGCGCAGCTGCACGTTGCCGCAACCACGCGGCTGGGACAGCAGGTATACAGCATCAATCTCGTCGGGTCCCGCGTGCTGCAGTACATCCCGAGCATCGCATCGGTGGTATTTCCGGCGACACCGGTGCTGACGGCAGCCATGCCGGTCAGTGTCACTTTTCAAAATCCGAGTTATCTCGATGCTCTCATCATCGATAACGTGAGCTTTGTGCCCGACCAGGGCGTGTTCGCCTACGCAGGAGCGCTTCCGCTGAGCGTTCCGCCGAGGGCATCGCGCAGCCTGGATTTTCTCTTCAGACCCCGCGCCGCAGTTGCCTACGATGCCCGCATCCGTCTCGTTACGCGCGTCAGCTGCGAGGAAGTCGATACCACACTCTCCATCACCGGCAGCGGGTACACACCGCCGTGGCTGATCACGCTTTGCATGGACACGACCATCACTGCGGACATCGGGGAAGTACTGAGGCTCCCGGTCTTTCTCAATCGCGATATTCCACAGAACCCGCTCGACCTGGATTTCTCCATACTCTTTCACCGTCGCGCGCTCGAGTATCTCGGCTTCGAGCCGGTGTTTACCGCCCGGCCCGTGCGCGATACCCTGCGTCCTGACGGTGTACGAATCGCCCTGCGCGACAATCAGCAGGTGACCTCGGGTCCCGTCGGCTGGATTTCCTTCCGTGTGGCGGCATCCGACCGCATGCAGTTCGTCATGCGCACCGACAGTATCACTTTTGCATCCGATTCCACCCTCTTCATCGCACTGTTCGGTGACGGGTGCATGACGCCCATCACCATCAATCCCCGCTGCGGCATCGACAGCATCTCCATCAGTGAAAACCGCGACGCGCTCGAGCAGAACTACCCGAATCCTGCTTCCGCCCTGACCACCATCGAGTTCGAGACGGTGGAGGATACGCCGGTGCGCATCGCACTGCGGGATGCTCGCGGACGCGAGGTCGCCATACTCACCGACACCTGGTATACGCACGGACGCTATCAACTGACGTACGATGTCAGTGGACTTTCCAGCGGTATCTACAGTTACGAAATGCGCACGCGCACCTACCGGCAAACGCGCGTCATGGTTGTGGTGGAGTAG
- a CDS encoding T9SS type A sorting domain-containing protein, whose product MRQFIHILFVSLFTTAIVSAQSVSWQNVGPFGGEVNDIITLESGVMYAGTTYGGIYRSTDGGMHWELATAGLSHAFQYNYCYSLETDADGVLYAGTHYGLYRTTDDGATWTQHTEGLDNWTRIQVLLNDGNGTLFGGVYNSGVYRSTDRGETWSESNEGLSNTSVNDLAVDSEGRLYAATENGLFRSIDNGDSWTEMSEGLEYSWVNSLFITPGDTIIAGGRGSSSISVDHGATWTPGLSFGWHWTVYADADGSFYAGGNTGIVFKSTDRGSSYETVTKVPDATFHRMQPSARGGIIAATENHGVIESMDGGLTWESRNSGLAATDVIELVHGDAGLFAGTYEGVYHSTDDGATWMHRVTEESGVNFRALGISSSGRLFGSASGVISISDDNGVTWRYGDSTLTETWADCFGFGPNNTVYACYWDGIFRSTNGGDSWSEISKIEGVAKQVCYVTPAGSIIIGTRKDGLFRSTDGGLTFTQVPSAGWDNDDHTAIIEAANGDLLLTNFNGVFRSSDDGVSWTMLGQVPTYGVKDIAEDSKGNLFIASRGGGVAVSTDGGATWTEVNDELGHLVAYALYIDDQDNIYVGTRGGGVFKGRFSLTAVEQTPVLRPSTVTLHANYPNPFNPGTTIPFTLSTAAEISLIVYDALGRKVATIAAGHYGAGTHRVYFDAKDLPGGVYSARLSAGASMQHIRMLLLK is encoded by the coding sequence ATGAGACAGTTCATACATATCCTGTTCGTTTCCTTATTCACGACAGCAATCGTATCAGCCCAGTCCGTCAGCTGGCAGAATGTCGGTCCCTTCGGCGGCGAAGTGAATGACATCATTACACTTGAGAGCGGGGTGATGTATGCCGGTACGACGTATGGAGGGATATACAGGTCCACCGATGGAGGAATGCACTGGGAACTCGCGACAGCTGGACTCAGTCATGCGTTTCAGTACAACTACTGTTACAGTCTGGAAACCGATGCTGATGGCGTGCTGTATGCCGGGACGCATTACGGGCTGTACCGCACGACGGATGATGGCGCGACATGGACGCAGCACACCGAGGGATTGGACAACTGGACGCGTATCCAGGTGCTGCTCAACGATGGAAACGGAACGCTGTTTGGGGGAGTGTACAACAGCGGGGTGTACCGGTCCACCGACAGGGGGGAAACATGGAGCGAATCGAATGAGGGACTGAGTAATACCTCGGTCAACGATCTGGCCGTGGATTCCGAGGGACGGCTGTATGCTGCGACGGAGAACGGATTGTTTCGTTCCATCGACAATGGCGACAGCTGGACGGAGATGAGCGAGGGACTCGAATACTCCTGGGTGAATTCACTTTTCATCACTCCAGGCGATACAATAATTGCAGGAGGCAGAGGCTCTTCGAGTATCAGCGTGGACCATGGAGCGACCTGGACCCCGGGGCTCTCCTTCGGCTGGCACTGGACAGTGTACGCGGATGCGGATGGCAGCTTCTATGCAGGTGGAAATACAGGTATTGTGTTCAAATCCACCGACAGGGGAAGCAGCTACGAGACAGTTACCAAGGTGCCTGATGCGACCTTCCACAGAATGCAGCCGTCGGCACGCGGTGGCATTATTGCAGCAACGGAGAACCACGGTGTCATCGAATCCATGGACGGTGGTCTCACATGGGAAAGCAGAAACAGCGGACTTGCAGCCACCGATGTCATCGAGCTCGTCCACGGAGACGCCGGCCTGTTCGCGGGTACCTACGAAGGCGTGTATCACAGCACGGATGACGGTGCCACATGGATGCATCGCGTGACGGAGGAAAGCGGTGTGAATTTCCGCGCATTGGGTATCAGCAGCAGCGGCCGTCTCTTCGGTAGTGCCTCCGGTGTCATATCCATCAGTGATGACAACGGTGTCACCTGGCGGTATGGTGACAGTACACTCACTGAAACGTGGGCCGACTGTTTCGGCTTCGGTCCGAACAACACGGTCTACGCCTGCTACTGGGATGGCATTTTCCGTTCCACCAACGGAGGGGACAGCTGGTCTGAGATCAGTAAAATCGAGGGTGTCGCGAAACAGGTGTGCTATGTCACGCCGGCGGGAAGCATCATCATCGGGACCAGGAAAGACGGTCTGTTTCGTTCGACCGATGGCGGGTTAACATTTACTCAGGTGCCGAGCGCGGGATGGGACAATGACGACCACACCGCCATCATTGAAGCGGCAAACGGCGATCTCCTGCTTACGAATTTCAATGGCGTGTTCCGTTCCTCTGATGACGGCGTGAGCTGGACCATGCTCGGGCAGGTACCGACGTATGGCGTGAAAGACATCGCGGAGGATTCAAAGGGAAACCTGTTCATCGCCTCGCGCGGAGGCGGGGTTGCCGTATCCACCGATGGCGGTGCGACGTGGACTGAGGTCAACGACGAACTCGGTCATCTCGTTGCGTATGCATTGTACATCGACGATCAGGACAATATTTACGTCGGAACCCGGGGCGGCGGCGTATTCAAAGGACGATTCAGCCTCACCGCCGTCGAGCAGACGCCGGTTCTTCGTCCCTCGACTGTCACACTGCACGCGAATTACCCCAACCCCTTCAATCCCGGTACCACCATTCCCTTCACTCTCAGCACGGCTGCGGAGATTTCGCTCATCGTATATGATGCGCTCGGTCGCAAGGTTGCGACCATCGCCGCGGGACACTATGGCGCAGGAACGCATCGCGTATACTTTGACGCAAAGGATCTCCCGGGCGGCGTCTATTCGGCGCGGCTTTCCGCAGGCGCTTCGATGCAGCACATTCGCATGTTGCTGCTGAAATAA
- a CDS encoding OmpA family protein, whose translation MRRRLFHLSILSIFFIIATPAAKSQSIWHLGLRAGYDRVWHDTWQDVRASEGECGAFTSGRGEGISVALVGEVELLEWLRGSVRLGYAPRGGRLSTYCDNGIIVPTGEDNTFAPLVREYTKDVELDYLTFELGGKIAPLSFPLFVSGAFRVGLPVVAASWAQEERIVSPQGALYPGFTRTRSNGSGEFDDAQLRSALVGGIGYTLKLSGGMEFSPELLYSWPISDATTGYDWNISALSAGASLTWRIEPGVEEPPPAAPAPPPPPPPAPKPPVASIGSSTDAEIDIVETFVTETFPLLPYVFFEKNSARLPDKYRIMDARNTAAFTESGLPRKTMAIYYHLLDIVGRRLRLNPEIRITLVGSTDDKGEERGNTDLAYSRANTVRRYFIDVWGIDSSRIALSTQKLPQMPSSQAYAEGDEENRRVEIMSEYDEVFRPVVHEHLSEYDITPPEMELLLGAEGTAAMERWSMTVLHGEEAVASFEGKGAPPAKLRWQLDDLLAARVRGEDALTAELKVKDTRGLTAASSMVIPVHKKQNSFEIGRLSLIVFDFDRSDILPHNRRMIRRFVGEAIKSTSSVEITGSTDRLGEADHNQQLSTARAENVKALLLEEKPSYRKLSARGIGEAPELYDNDLPEGRFYCRTVAVEVKTPI comes from the coding sequence ATGAGAAGGAGATTATTTCATCTTTCCATCCTTTCCATTTTTTTCATCATCGCGACGCCAGCCGCGAAGTCCCAGTCCATCTGGCACCTCGGGTTGCGCGCGGGCTATGATCGCGTCTGGCATGACACCTGGCAGGATGTGCGCGCTTCGGAAGGAGAATGTGGCGCGTTCACGTCGGGCAGAGGCGAAGGAATTTCCGTCGCGCTGGTCGGCGAAGTCGAACTTCTCGAATGGCTGCGCGGAAGCGTGCGACTCGGATACGCTCCGCGCGGGGGACGCCTCAGCACGTATTGTGATAACGGTATCATCGTACCCACAGGAGAGGACAACACCTTTGCTCCGCTGGTCCGCGAGTACACGAAAGACGTCGAACTCGATTATCTGACGTTTGAACTCGGCGGGAAAATAGCGCCGCTGTCATTTCCCCTCTTTGTTTCCGGGGCGTTCAGGGTGGGACTCCCCGTTGTCGCCGCATCATGGGCACAGGAAGAGCGCATCGTTTCGCCCCAGGGGGCATTGTATCCCGGTTTCACACGCACACGCTCGAACGGCAGTGGGGAGTTCGATGATGCGCAGCTGCGCAGTGCTCTTGTCGGTGGAATAGGGTATACGCTGAAGCTCAGCGGCGGGATGGAATTCTCACCGGAGCTGCTTTACTCCTGGCCAATCTCTGACGCCACGACAGGATATGACTGGAACATCTCCGCGCTCTCGGCAGGGGCATCGCTGACCTGGCGCATTGAGCCCGGCGTGGAGGAACCGCCTCCCGCCGCACCCGCTCCACCGCCACCGCCACCCCCGGCGCCGAAGCCGCCGGTGGCATCCATCGGAAGCAGCACGGATGCGGAAATCGATATTGTCGAAACCTTCGTCACGGAAACCTTTCCACTGCTTCCGTATGTGTTCTTTGAGAAAAACTCCGCCCGGCTTCCGGACAAGTATCGCATCATGGACGCGCGCAATACCGCGGCCTTTACTGAAAGTGGACTGCCCAGAAAAACCATGGCGATATACTATCATCTGCTGGATATCGTCGGACGCCGGCTGCGTCTGAATCCTGAAATTCGCATCACCCTCGTCGGATCGACGGACGACAAGGGCGAGGAACGCGGGAATACGGATCTTGCCTACAGCCGCGCAAACACGGTGCGCAGATATTTCATCGATGTATGGGGAATTGACAGCAGCCGTATTGCGCTGAGTACGCAGAAGCTGCCGCAGATGCCATCGAGCCAGGCCTATGCGGAAGGCGATGAGGAAAACCGCCGCGTGGAAATCATGTCGGAATACGATGAAGTGTTCCGTCCCGTCGTGCATGAACACCTGAGTGAATACGACATCACCCCCCCGGAAATGGAATTGCTGCTCGGTGCAGAAGGCACAGCGGCGATGGAGCGCTGGTCGATGACGGTGCTGCACGGCGAGGAAGCGGTGGCATCCTTTGAGGGAAAAGGCGCTCCCCCCGCGAAACTGCGCTGGCAGCTCGACGATTTGCTTGCAGCGCGCGTGCGTGGAGAAGACGCGCTCACGGCAGAACTGAAGGTGAAGGATACGCGGGGACTGACAGCGGCATCGTCGATGGTGATTCCCGTGCACAAAAAACAGAATTCGTTTGAAATCGGGAGGCTGTCGCTGATCGTTTTTGATTTCGACCGCTCCGATATTCTTCCGCACAACCGCCGCATGATCCGGCGTTTCGTCGGGGAGGCCATCAAGTCGACATCCTCGGTCGAGATTACCGGTTCCACTGACAGGCTGGGGGAGGCGGATCACAACCAGCAGCTCTCTACTGCCCGCGCGGAAAACGTCAAAGCGCTGTTGCTTGAAGAAAAGCCGTCCTACAGGAAACTCTCCGCCCGCGGCATCGGCGAGGCGCCGGAACTCTACGACAACGATTTACCAGAGGGGAGATTTTATTGCCGCACCGTCGCGGTTGAAGTCAAGACGCCGATATGA
- a CDS encoding DUF1501 domain-containing protein, protein MKRREFFSRAIAASAGVASVPLFFRGIPVHAGSYGAIGSGQLSENDNVLVIIQLFGGNDGLNTFVPYTNQQYYQNRPTLGISPQEVLRIANPTMGFHPDMTGMRNLFDAGKLVAVQGVGYENANRSHFRSENIWLTGSGAGSVLDTGWLGRYLEITHPTYPLQLPPDPFAVQIGGTLSLMLQADRGNMGITLADPETFFRLGRNQVDEAVPGGTPYGEEYLFVRAIKEQSDVYSQRVNDAFTSGTNVGNYSGSSLSQQLRLVARLISGGLQSKVYMVYLGGFDTHSNQASAHARLLQNLSSAAEEFVDDLKNQGLGKRVVGMTMSEFGRRTRENGSSGTDHGTASVQFLFGESVNSGVLGQDPDFDVTDNSGDLLHDFDYRQIYSELLEHWFELPADDVTQLLGGRFTPLPLVRTTTAQHDAAAPLGFSLSQNYPNPVANGHTTIPFTLAGRANVELLLYDVRGSLIAAIARGSFEAGRHEAVLQSQGLPAGVYYYQLRVGTQKVSRKLVVR, encoded by the coding sequence ATGAAACGACGCGAATTTTTTTCCCGCGCTATCGCTGCCTCCGCCGGAGTCGCATCCGTACCGCTGTTCTTCCGCGGCATTCCGGTGCATGCCGGCAGCTACGGTGCGATCGGATCGGGACAGCTTTCGGAAAACGATAACGTCCTGGTCATCATTCAGCTGTTCGGGGGGAATGACGGACTCAATACTTTCGTCCCCTATACCAATCAGCAGTATTATCAAAATCGTCCCACCCTCGGCATTTCTCCGCAGGAGGTGCTGCGCATCGCGAATCCCACCATGGGCTTCCACCCCGACATGACGGGCATGCGCAATCTCTTCGACGCAGGTAAACTCGTTGCCGTACAGGGGGTGGGATATGAGAATGCGAACCGCTCGCATTTCCGCTCCGAAAATATCTGGCTGACAGGCTCCGGGGCCGGAAGCGTTCTGGACACGGGCTGGCTGGGGAGATACCTGGAAATCACGCACCCGACATACCCGCTGCAACTACCGCCCGATCCCTTCGCGGTACAGATCGGCGGCACACTTTCGCTGATGCTGCAGGCGGACAGAGGAAACATGGGTATCACGCTCGCGGATCCCGAGACTTTCTTCCGTCTGGGCCGCAACCAGGTCGATGAAGCCGTGCCAGGCGGAACGCCATACGGAGAAGAATACCTTTTCGTGCGTGCCATCAAGGAACAGAGCGATGTGTATTCCCAGCGCGTCAACGATGCGTTCACCAGTGGCACGAATGTCGGGAATTACTCGGGCAGCTCACTCTCGCAGCAGCTGCGCCTCGTGGCGCGCCTGATCAGCGGGGGTTTGCAGTCGAAAGTGTACATGGTGTACCTCGGGGGCTTCGACACGCACAGCAATCAGGCGTCCGCGCACGCGCGCCTGCTGCAGAATCTTTCGTCCGCAGCCGAGGAATTCGTCGACGACCTGAAAAACCAGGGACTGGGAAAACGCGTGGTCGGCATGACCATGTCGGAATTCGGTCGCCGCACACGGGAAAACGGCAGCAGCGGCACGGATCATGGGACGGCTTCCGTGCAGTTTCTCTTCGGGGAGTCGGTCAACAGCGGCGTACTCGGACAGGATCCCGATTTCGATGTGACCGACAACAGCGGCGATCTTCTGCATGATTTCGATTATCGTCAAATCTATTCCGAGCTGCTGGAACACTGGTTCGAATTGCCCGCAGATGACGTGACGCAGCTGCTCGGGGGACGCTTTACCCCGCTGCCACTCGTGCGTACAACCACGGCGCAGCATGATGCTGCCGCGCCGCTCGGTTTTTCGCTCTCGCAGAATTATCCGAATCCCGTTGCCAACGGACACACCACGATTCCCTTCACCCTTGCCGGTCGCGCAAATGTGGAACTGCTGCTTTACGATGTACGCGGCAGTCTTATCGCCGCCATCGCGCGTGGCAGCTTTGAAGCGGGACGACACGAAGCGGTGCTGCAGTCGCAGGGATTGCCGGCCGGTGTGTACTACTATCAGCTGCGGGTCGGGACACAGAAAGTGAGCCGCAAGCTGGTGGTACGGTAG